Proteins from a genomic interval of Rosa chinensis cultivar Old Blush chromosome 2, RchiOBHm-V2, whole genome shotgun sequence:
- the LOC112188065 gene encoding BTB/POZ and TAZ domain-containing protein 3, with product MMASPALDSPWPTSTGDSFCGSFNIHMEEQNPADILPVLEDPTCSVSYNHSIPKPPPVPGNTHAGNKSIKSLSESCYVPKETIDTWDKLFKEGCGADVYIITEGRSYIPAHLSVLTLASPVLGNFLRQSKVQNSMRYVKIPGVPYKAVYTFIRFLYSSCYEKEEMKKYVLHLLVLSHSYSVPSLKRVCIYLLEQGWLTKENVVDVLQLARNCDAPRLSLICVRMVVKDFKAISSTEGWKVMKQVNPALEQELLEFVVEADSGKEERLKKKEEKKVYLQLYEAMEALLHICKDGCRTIGPRDKVFKGGQVACGFPACKGLETLVRHFSSCKTRVPGGCVHCKRMWQLLELHSRICNQPDSCKVPLCRHFKEKMQQQTKKDEAKWKLLVSKVIASKDALWPISGRRSSLL from the exons ATGATGGCTTCACCAGCTCTTGACTCACCCTGGCCAACCTCGACTGGCGATTCATTTTGTGGATCTTTCAATATACATATGGAGGAACAGAATCCGGCCGATATTTTACCTGTGCTGGAAGACCCGACCTGTTCTGTATCCTATAACCATAGTATCCCAAAACCACCTCCAGTTCCTGGTAACACCCATGCAGGAAACAAATCTATCAAAAGCCTTTCAGAGAGTTGCTATGTTCCAAAGGAAACAATAGATACATGGGATAAACTTTTCAAAGAAGGATGTGGCGCTGATGTGTATATTATCACCGAGGGCAGATCATACATTCCAGCTCATCTGAGTGTTCTG ACTCTTGCGTCACCAGTGCTAGGCAATTTCCTACGGCAATCAAAAGTGCAAAACAGTATGAGATACGTTAAGATTCCTGGGGTACCTTACAAAGCTGTCTACACATTCATTCGCTTTCTTTACTCATCGTG CTATGAAAAAGAAGAGATGAAGAAATATGTACTTCATTTGTTGGTTTTGTCACACTCCTACTCAGTTCCATCACTGAAGAGAGTTTGTATATACCTTCTTGAGCAGGGATGGCTTACCAAAGAAAATGTGGTCGATGTGCTTCAATTGGCAAGGAACTGTGATGCACCACGGCTCTCTTTAATCTGTGTACGTATGGTTGTGAAGGATTTTAAGGCCATATCTTCAACTGAAGGCTGGAAAGTGATGAAACAAGTTAATCCTGCACTTGAACAAGAGCTGCTAGAGTTTGTTGTTGAAGCAGATTCT GGGAAAGAAGAGAGGttgaagaaaaaggaagagaaaaaagtGTACTTGCAACTGTATGAGGCGATGGAGGCCCTCCTTCACATATGCAAGGATGGATGTAGGACAATAGGGCCGCGTGACAAAGTGTTTAAAGGAGGCCAGGTTGCTTGTGGTTTTCCTGCTTGCAAGGGGCTTGAAACATTAGTTCGTCATTTCTCCAGCTGTAAAACCCGGGTACCTGGTGGCTGTGTTCACTGCAAACGCATGTGGCAGCTTCTTGAACTGCACTCTCGTATTTGCAATCAGCCTGATTCATGCAAGGTTCCTTTGTGTAG GCATTTCAAGGAGAAAATGCAGCAGCAGACCAAGAAAGATGAGGCTAAATGGAAGCTGTTGGTGAGTAAAGTGATAGCATCAAAGGATGCTCTATGGCCAATCTCTGGTCGGCGGTCAAGCTTATTATGA